GGAGGGTGGCCCGGGCGGCCACGTTCCTGGTCGGCGCTTCGGTCCAGCCGACCACCCCGGAGTAGCCGGAGAACCCGGAGGTGTGTCCTCCCGGGGGCAGGGCCCGGGCGAGGGTGAGGACGGCCGCGTGCCCGGTGAGGGCGACCGAGCCCTGCTGGGCGCCGGTGCCCGGGTCGAGCCGTTCGGGGCCGGTGTCGGACTTCTGCAGCAACTGCGGGAACGCCCGGCTCGGCATCGGTGAGGCGGAGGCGGAGGCGGTCGGTGCCTGGACGGTGACGGCCGCGTTGCCGCCGCCGGGCCGCAGGGTGAGGGCGCCGCCGACGACCAGGACGGCCGCGACCGCGGCCGCGCCGGCCGCGGTCGTCCGCCGTCGGCGCCGGATCGAGCGGCCCCGTTCGGCGGCCCCGGCGACCAGCGGGCCCAGGTCGGCCCCGACCCCGTCCAGCGCGCGCTCGAAGGTGGCGGACAGCTTCCGGCCGTCCACGTCGGACTCGTTCATGCGGGTGTTCCTCTCGGGTGCGTGACGTGGGCTCAGGACAGGGTGAGCTGGTCGGCGGCTTCCGGGCCGAGGACGGCGCGCAGCCGTCCGAGGGCGCGCAGCGACTGGCTGCGCACCGCCCCGGTGCTGAGGCCGAGTTCGGCGGCGGTCTCGTCGACGCTGCGGTCCTCCCAGTAGCGCAGGACGAGCACGGCCCGGTCCCGGGGCGGCAGTTCGGCGAGGGCGGTGAGCAGGGTGACGCGCAGCGCCGGGTCGCCCTCGGGGGCGATGCCTTCCGGCAGTTCGCCGAGGGCGGGCCGCTCGCCGGTGCGGCGCAGCCGGCGGTGGGAGAGGTAGGTGCGGACGAGGGTGCTGCGGGCGTAGGCGTCCTGGTTCTCGGCGCGCCGGACCTTGGACCAGGAGGCGTAGAGCTTGGCCAGGGTGACCTGGGTGAGGTCCTCGGCCAGGTGCCAGTCGCCGCACAGCAGCAAGGCCGTGCGGAAGAGGCTCTGCCCCCGGCCGTACGCGAAGCCCTCGAACTCCGCGGTCTCCTCCGCCCGTCGCTTCTTTCCGGTCACTGCCGTCCCCTCGAACCCCGTGGATGTGGGGTCTGCGCCCCCTGTGCCTGGTAAGACGCCTGAGTCCGGAGGCCGCGTTACGGGCCGCCGGGACGGAATGTGG
The genomic region above belongs to Streptomyces sp. 1331.2 and contains:
- a CDS encoding SigE family RNA polymerase sigma factor codes for the protein MTGKKRRAEETAEFEGFAYGRGQSLFRTALLLCGDWHLAEDLTQVTLAKLYASWSKVRRAENQDAYARSTLVRTYLSHRRLRRTGERPALGELPEGIAPEGDPALRVTLLTALAELPPRDRAVLVLRYWEDRSVDETAAELGLSTGAVRSQSLRALGRLRAVLGPEAADQLTLS